In Acipenser ruthenus chromosome 53, fAciRut3.2 maternal haplotype, whole genome shotgun sequence, the following proteins share a genomic window:
- the LOC131723065 gene encoding uncharacterized protein LOC131723065 produces MMATADSSIELATLSRPFQLGMLYDCRSDSLIPGVTLWNLEELQKDIDVRPKPYTDFQIIASDSLEDKTSALNVEASLAASFFSGLVTVKGSAKYLTDKKTSKRQSRVSLQYLTTTRFEQLTMNHLGYSNVTYPNVFKEGTATHVVTAVLYGAQAFFVFDKQVSSEENEQDIQGSLKVSINKIPFMSIEGEGSLKMTDTDRKSTEGFSCKFYGDFALENNPVSFEDAIKTFATLPQLLGENGENAVPMRVWLYPLNKLDSQAAQLVQQISIGLVRRSQQVLEEFNEHEMQCNDMMNDSVAIQFPEIMKKMRKFKDMCSEYKLVFQKSLARALPSIRGGGEEEGVLVDILSGKEQSPFQNTMLTEWLEDKEREMNVMRSYLSIMKNATVVSSSSELDQTVLDSNNEFVVCFTFTSLKQKETYLKSLKSYLASQASGISEMKTPDAIDSKEEPAKWFRSVEISRQTRERVRLFLDFEEANKSKENTKFIVASIQDDLNVGSSVYLYERGVLVTSNFELPSKPETPAVCRTTHDSVELKFPTLRNGYSEIIKYQVMYQNVKHSEWITLDTEVKTESFTVSGLEPNSHYRFRYQAVCKPGVSLSSDTTEGKTLPTSPPGNLSKNYIDPHSITIVWDKPSFIGEGVSILCYTVEYREDNGESSTDETTKWTEMKTETTKCLYTLEKLKPTHSYRFRVSSVCGEAGRSRPSAEVVIVTPMEKEAKSKSVPQDKIQSERFLQFSTSIKEGPPSVHRLSLHEQPLGNSEHYQKFIFGRGVGKETNKVVMVVGATGAGKTTLINGMINCILGVQWENKFRFKLIHEDTNRTQAESQTSTVTAYELSHQQGFQVPFSLTIIDTPGFGDTRGMDQDKLITQQVKDFFTDPDGVDHIDAVCFVVQASLARLTKPQQYVFDSILSIFGKDIEENILILVTFADCDDIPALGAIKAAKLPCHKDKKGQPTHFAFNNSATYTQNCVLKKLSDDNDTSDSESDEEDNSLRKKKDVWLDSSKHMKRFFRTLEKVKGKSLLLTKKVLEERQRLETALKQLVPQIRMGLSKLNEIKSIRSSLEQHEASLAANKDFETEIDELRAKRKKTNIVSTNCNTCLFSCHSACYLPTPEEISSCAVMDNAGNCVICPGNCHYSAHSSEMALWEYESVKVKKTIGQLKDNFVKASGEFMTTKEILEKLEYEFHKIEDKLMQLIEMSSNCLARLEEIALKPNTLSTVEYIDLLIHNEKEERKPGFEDRIQNLTEMKSQAEIMAKIAKGEKLLPEEKRKYKEKMEKLKKIASQMKQTSSIVKAWQSGH; encoded by the exons ATGATGGCTACCGCAGACAGCAGCATTGAGTTGGCGACTCTCAGTCGACCTTTCCAATTAGGAATGCTGTACGACTGCCGCAGCGACTCCCTCATTCCAG GTGTTACTTTGTGGAACTTGGAGGAGCTGCAAAAAGACATTGATGTTCGTCCAAAACCTTATACAGATTTCCAGATTATTGCATCAGACTCTTTAGAGGACAAAACATCTGCTTTGAATGTTGAAGCATCACTGGCAGCAAGCTTTTTCAGTGGTTTGGTCACAGTTAAAGGATCTGCAAAATATTTAACTGACAAGAAGACTTCTAAAAGGCAATCCCGGGTTTCCCTGCAGTATCTTACAACCACTCGCTTTGAGCAGCTCACCATGAATCACTTAGGGTACAGCAATGTAACTTATCCCAATGTATTTAAAGAAGGCACAGCAACTCACGTTGTTACAGCTGTTCTATATGGCGCCCaggctttttttgtgtttgacaAGCAGGTTTCTTCTGAAGAGAATGAGCAAGATATTCAGGGCAGCCTGAAGGTTTCCATAAACAAAATACCCTTCATGTCAATTGAAGGAGAAGGATCCCTAAAaatgacagacacagacaggaaAAGCACTGAAGGGTTTAGCTGTAAATTCTACGGTGATTTTGCTCTTGAAAACAATCCTGTCAGTTTTGAGGATGCAATTAAAACATTTGCCACCCTCCCACAGTTGCTTGGGGAAAATGGAGAAAACGCTGTGCCTATGAGAGTCTGGCTTTACCCATTAAATAAACTGGACTCCCAAGCGGCTCAACTGGTGCAGCAAATCAGCATAGGGTTAGTGCGTCGTTCACAGCAAGTCCTAGAAGAATTCAATGAGCATGAGATGCAATGCAATGACATGATGAACGACTCGGTTGCCATCCAGTTTCCTGAGATAATGAAAAAAATGAGAAAATTCAAAGACATGTGTTCAGAGTACAAACTGGTGTTCCAGAAATCTTTAGCACGAGCGCTACCCTCCATACGAGGTGGCGGGGAAGAGGAAGGTGTACTGGTAGACATACTGAGTGGAAAGGAACAGTCACCATTCCAAAACACAATGTTAACAGAATGGCTGGAAGACAAGGAAAGAGAAATGAATGTGATGAGGTCTTATCTCAGCATTATGAAAAATGCAACAGTCGTGTCATCAAGCAGTGAGCTGGACCAAACAGTCCTGGATTCCAACAATGAGTTTGTAGTGTGCTTCACATTTACTTCATTAAAGCAAAAAGAAACTTACCTAAAAAGCTTAAAAAGCTACTTGGCATCCCAAGCTTCTGGGATCAGTGAAATGAAAACACCAGATGCTATTGATTCAAAGGAAGAACCTGCGAAATGGTTCAGATCTGTTGAAATATCAAGGCAGACAAGGGAGCGTGTACGATTATTTTTGGATTTTGAGGAAGCAaacaaaagtaaagaaaacaccAAGTTCATTGTAGCCTCCATACAAGATGACCTGAATGTTGGTTCTTCAGTTTATCTCTATGAAAGAGGAGTTTTGGTGACCAGTAACTTTGAGCTTCCATCTAAACCTGAAACACCAGCTGTCTGTAGAACAACACATGATAGTGTGGAGCTAAAGTTTCCTACTCTACGAAATGGCTACAGTGAGATTATTAAGTATCAGGTTATGTACCAGAATGTTAAACATAGTGAATGGATTACACTGGATACAGAAGTCAAAACGGAATCATTCACTGTATCAGGTTTAGAACCAAACAGTCACTACCGGTTCAGGTACCAGGCAGTGTGTAAACCAGGTGTGAGCTTAAGTAGTGACACAACTGAAGGGAAGACACTTCCAACAAGCCCTCCAGGTAATCTCTCAAAGAACTACATTGACCCACATTCTATAACAATTGTTTGGGATAAGCCGTCTTTCATAGGAGAGGGTGTGAGTATTCTTTGCTACACAGTTGAATATAGAGAAGATAACGGGGAAAGCAGCACTGATGAAACTACAAAATGGACTGAAATGAAAACCGAGACAACAAAGTGTCTGTACACACTGGAAAAACTAAAGCCCACTCATTCTTACAGATTCAGGGTGTCTTCTGTCTGTGGAGAAGCAGGTAGAAGTAGACCAAGTGCTGAGGTTGTAATAGTAACGCCAATGGAAAAGGAAGCTAAATCAAAGAGTGTACCTCAAGATAAAATACAGAGTGAAAGATTTCTACAGTTCTCTACATCAATAAAAGAGGGTCCGCCTTCAGTTCATCGACTATCCTTACATGAACAGCCCCTTGGAAACAGTGAACATTATCAAAAGTTTATATTCGGAAGGGGGGTGGGAAAAGAGACGAATAAAGTAGTCATGGTTGTGGGAGCAACGGGAGCAGGAAAGACCACCCTTATCAATGGGATGATCAATTGCATCTTGGGTGTGCAATGGGAAAACAAGTTTAGATTCAAATTAATCCATGAAGATACAAACCGAACCCAAGCCGAAAGTCAAACCTCTACCGTGACTGCATATGAACTCAGTCACCAACAGGGTTTTCAAGTCCCTTTCTCTCTCACCATTATTGACACACCGGGGTTTGGAGACACAAGAGGCATGGATCAAGATAAACTGATCACTCAGCAAGTCAAAGATTTCTTTACAGACCCAGATGGAGTTGATCATATTGACGCGGTGTGCTTCGTGGTCCAGGCTTCATTGGCTCGCCTTACAAAACCGCAACAATATGTTTTTGATTCCATTCTCTCCATTTTCGGAAAAGACATAGAAGAGAATATATTAATACTTGTCACATTTGCAGACTGCGATGATATCCCTGCTTTAGGAGCAATCAAGGCAGCAAAGTTGCCATGCCACAAAGATAAAAAGGGACAGCCAACCCACTTTGCCTTTAACAATTCTGCAACATATACACAGAATTGTGTGTTGAAGAAGCTTTCTGATGATAATGATACATCTGATTCTGAGAGTGATGAAGAGGACAATAGCCTTcggaaaaaaaaagatgtctggCTCGACAGTTCAAAACATATGAAGAGATTCTTCAGGACCTTAGAAAAAGTGAAAGGAAAGAGCTTACTTTTAACAAAGAAAGTGCTTGAAGAGCGCCAACGCCTTGAAACTGCCCTGAAACAGCTGGTGCCTCAGATTCGAATGGGTTTGTCCAAGCTGAATGAAATAAAAAGCATAAGGTCTAGTCTGGAACAACACGAGGCAAGCCTCGCTGCAAATAAAGATTTTGAAACAGAAATAGACGAATTGagagcaaaaagaaaaaagaccaaCATTGTATCAACCAATTGCAATACCTGTCTGTTCTCATGTCACTCTGCTTGCTATCTTCCTACCCCTGAAGAAATTAGCTCGTGTGCAGTCATGGACAATGCTGGGAACTGTGTGATATGTCCTGGTAACTGTCACTACTCTGCCCATTCGTCAGAGATGGCTCTATGGGAATATGAATCGGTGAAGGTCAAGAAAACAATAGGACAGCTAAAAGATAACTTTGTAAAAGCATCTGGTGAGTTTATGACGACCAAGGAAATACTTGAAAAGCTTGAATATGAATTTCATAAAATTGAAGACAAATTGATGCAGCTAATTGAAATGTCATCCAACTGCCTTGCACGGCTGGAGGAAATCGCTTTAAAACCAAACACTCTGTCAACAGTGGAGTACATTGACCTCCTCATTCACAACGAGAAAGAAGAACGCAAACCGGGTTTTGAGGACCGCATCCAAAACTTAACTGAGATGAAGAGTCAGGCTGAAATAATGGCTAAAATTGCAAAAGGAGAAAAACTGCTCCCTGAGGAGAAGaggaaatacaaagaaaaaatggaaAAGCTCAAAAAAATTGCAAGTCAAATGAAGCAAACGTCATCAATTGTGAAAGCCTGGCAATCAGGACACTGA